The following coding sequences are from one Pseudonocardia sp. EC080619-01 window:
- the galT gene encoding galactose-1-phosphate uridylyltransferase produces the protein MQKLSTRMADGREILWFDGPGHPPRDPADLVDRRDLPRVTPASQLRYDALAGEWVAIAAHRQDRTYKPPADQCPLCPSRDGRLTEVPSPEYGVVAFENRFPSFGSAPGAPLPVPGEVPEAASGRCEVVCFTDDHSVPFSRLPPERVRLVLEAWADRTAELGARPGVRYVFPFENRGAEIGVTLSHPHGQIYAYPYVPPFPQRMLAHVAAHREATGENLFDSLLAEERAGERVVVSGEHWTAFVPAAARWPVEVHLYPHRPTPDLPALDEAQRAEFPHVYLDLLRRLDALYDDELPYVAGWNQAPVRESDGRADARLHLRVHSIRRAPGKIKYLAGSESGAGAFISDVLPEAVAERLREL, from the coding sequence GTGCAGAAGCTCTCGACACGGATGGCCGACGGCCGGGAGATCCTCTGGTTCGACGGCCCCGGTCACCCGCCCCGCGATCCCGCCGATCTCGTCGACCGGCGGGACCTGCCGCGGGTCACCCCGGCCTCGCAGCTGCGCTACGACGCGCTGGCGGGGGAGTGGGTGGCGATCGCCGCGCACCGGCAGGACCGCACGTACAAGCCCCCGGCCGACCAGTGCCCGCTCTGCCCGAGCCGCGACGGTCGGCTGACCGAGGTCCCGTCGCCCGAGTACGGCGTGGTCGCCTTCGAGAACCGGTTCCCGTCGTTCGGGTCCGCCCCGGGGGCGCCGCTCCCGGTGCCGGGCGAGGTGCCCGAGGCGGCGTCGGGGCGGTGCGAGGTCGTCTGCTTCACCGACGACCACTCGGTCCCGTTCTCCCGTCTCCCCCCGGAACGGGTGCGGCTGGTGCTGGAGGCGTGGGCGGACCGGACCGCGGAGCTCGGCGCGCGTCCCGGGGTCCGCTACGTGTTCCCGTTCGAGAACCGCGGCGCCGAGATCGGCGTGACGCTGTCGCACCCGCACGGCCAGATCTACGCCTATCCCTACGTCCCGCCGTTCCCGCAGCGGATGCTCGCCCACGTCGCCGCGCACCGGGAGGCGACCGGGGAGAACCTGTTCGACTCGCTGCTCGCCGAGGAGCGCGCGGGGGAGCGGGTCGTCGTCTCCGGGGAGCACTGGACGGCGTTCGTGCCGGCGGCCGCGCGCTGGCCGGTCGAGGTGCACCTGTACCCGCACCGGCCCACGCCCGACCTGCCCGCGCTCGACGAGGCGCAGCGGGCCGAGTTCCCGCACGTCTACCTGGACCTGCTGCGCCGGCTCGACGCGCTCTACGACGACGAGCTGCCCTACGTCGCGGGCTGGAACCAGGCCCCCGTACGGGAGTCCGACGGCCGTGCCGACGCCCGGCTGCACCTGCGCGTGCACTCGATCCGCCGGGCCCCTGGCAAGATCAAGTATCTGGCCGGGTCGGAGTCCGGTGCGGGCGCCTTCATCTCGGACGTGCTGCCCGAGGCGGTCGCGGAGCGGCTGCGCGAGCTCTGA
- a CDS encoding C40 family peptidase: MTTALRPGDTPDVAGTEIPRRRRDRDATAGISASELLARYSDAGFDAPTSGGRRAARENGTGAFGPAIERIDTPPTGLPVVPGDTVGTGGSDDTVVTRDVPAGVTSRSAVGLVRGTSETGPFGTRPRAVAATMSATLVGATAVMGVVTSLGAPDDTPVDPAANMDLAQADNQSTMQLSVPAAGSEQGGPGTSEAASSLSTGLEHVTSAVPQAFEQADAARIAAVAKKDAEEKAAEAEEKARSSARDGAGSGEVSGDPVTDLTGSANGLQALAAAKTKLGTPYQWGATGPSAFDCSGLMVWAFEKVGVDLPRTSSAQADMDGESVSKSDLKPGDVVFFYSPVSHVGIYAGNGKILHASTSGEPVKYSDIDAMPFNSAVRV, encoded by the coding sequence ATGACCACTGCACTGCGCCCCGGCGACACCCCCGACGTCGCCGGAACCGAGATCCCCCGTCGCCGGCGCGACCGTGACGCGACCGCCGGCATCTCCGCCTCCGAGCTGCTCGCCCGGTACTCCGACGCCGGCTTCGACGCCCCGACCTCCGGCGGCCGCCGCGCGGCCCGCGAGAACGGCACCGGCGCCTTCGGCCCGGCGATCGAGCGGATCGACACCCCGCCGACCGGCCTGCCGGTCGTGCCCGGCGACACCGTCGGGACCGGCGGGAGCGACGACACCGTCGTCACCCGCGACGTCCCCGCCGGCGTCACCTCCCGCTCCGCCGTCGGCCTCGTCCGCGGCACCTCGGAGACCGGCCCGTTCGGCACCCGGCCCCGCGCCGTCGCCGCGACGATGTCGGCCACCCTCGTCGGCGCCACCGCCGTGATGGGCGTGGTGACCTCGCTCGGCGCGCCGGACGACACCCCGGTCGACCCCGCGGCGAACATGGACCTCGCCCAGGCCGACAACCAGTCCACGATGCAGCTCTCCGTGCCGGCCGCCGGTTCCGAGCAGGGCGGCCCGGGGACGAGCGAGGCCGCGTCCTCGTTGAGCACCGGCCTGGAGCACGTCACCTCCGCCGTCCCGCAGGCCTTCGAGCAGGCCGACGCCGCCCGGATCGCCGCGGTCGCGAAGAAGGACGCCGAGGAGAAGGCCGCCGAGGCCGAGGAGAAGGCCCGGTCGAGCGCCCGCGACGGCGCGGGCTCCGGCGAGGTGTCGGGCGACCCCGTCACCGACCTCACCGGCTCCGCGAACGGCCTGCAGGCGCTGGCCGCCGCCAAGACCAAGCTCGGCACCCCGTACCAGTGGGGCGCCACCGGCCCGAGCGCGTTCGACTGCTCCGGCCTGATGGTGTGGGCGTTCGAGAAGGTCGGCGTCGACCTCCCGCGCACGTCGAGCGCGCAGGCCGACATGGACGGCGAGTCCGTCTCGAAGAGCGACCTCAAGCCCGGCGACGTGGTGTTCTTCTACTCGCCGGTGAGCCACGTGGGCATCTACGCGGGCAACGGCAAGATCCTGCACGCGTCCACGAGCGGCGAGCCGGTGAAGTACTCCGACATCGACGCGATGCCGTTCAACAGCGCGGTCCGGGTCTGA
- a CDS encoding enoyl-CoA hydratase: MSDATTALDAGVLTLTFRRAAQHNALTWDMYAALVDACERADADDEVRALVVRGDGGRAFVAGTDIGQFAAFTSGADGVAYEKRVTEVLDRIRAVQVPTVSAVEGYCVGGGLGIACATDLRIATPGSRFGVPIARTLGNCLSARTLDLLVESLGRALTADLLLTARFLETDEARRVPGFLHAVVDDLDAGLAELTPRLTGGAPLTIWATKELLRGRADGPDRDDSAVVERVYGSADFRAAVAAFGDRRPPTWTGN; encoded by the coding sequence ATGAGCGACGCAACCACCGCGCTCGACGCCGGGGTGCTCACCCTGACGTTCCGCCGCGCGGCCCAGCACAACGCCCTGACCTGGGACATGTACGCGGCGCTGGTCGATGCCTGCGAGCGCGCCGACGCCGACGACGAGGTCCGAGCGCTCGTCGTGCGCGGCGACGGCGGCCGGGCCTTCGTCGCCGGCACCGACATCGGGCAGTTCGCCGCCTTCACCTCCGGGGCCGACGGCGTCGCCTACGAGAAGCGGGTCACCGAGGTCCTGGACCGGATCCGGGCGGTGCAGGTGCCGACGGTGTCGGCGGTCGAGGGGTACTGCGTCGGCGGCGGCCTGGGCATCGCCTGCGCCACCGACCTGCGGATCGCGACGCCGGGCTCCCGGTTCGGCGTGCCCATCGCGCGGACGCTGGGGAACTGCCTCTCGGCCCGCACGCTCGACCTCCTCGTCGAGTCGCTGGGCCGCGCGCTGACCGCGGACCTGCTGCTCACCGCGCGGTTCCTGGAGACCGACGAGGCAAGGCGGGTCCCGGGCTTCCTGCACGCGGTCGTCGACGACCTCGACGCCGGGCTCGCGGAGCTGACCCCCCGGCTGACCGGCGGTGCGCCGCTGACGATCTGGGCGACCAAGGAGCTCCTCCGCGGCCGGGCCGACGGGCCGGACCGGGACGACTCCGCGGTCGTCGAGCGGGTCTACGGCTCGGCCGACTTCCGGGCGGCCGTCGCCGCTTTCGGGGACCGCCGTCCACCCACCTGGACCGGGAACTGA
- a CDS encoding CaiB/BaiF CoA-transferase family protein: MSTAPPLQGVLVLEIGAFMAAPFATMQLADLGARVVKIEPPGIGDPTRSAGPFLDGESSPFLRLNRNKESVVLDLKDEAGRDAFLALVDRADVVVENLRPGAMDRLGLGYAALSARRPELVYASASGWGQDGPAAGRPGLDIMAQAASGLMSVTGTEGGDPVKVGVPVCDLVTALYVALAVTAALRERDRSGSGQHVDVSLLESGASLAVWEAGMYFGDGEVPVRQGSAHQRYAPYQAVRTGDGHVTVGANTERLWSALCSALGLQELESDPRFADTPGRLAAKDALIARIEAVTTTMTSAEVLAALDDAGVPCAAIAGYDEVFTDHVLTERGFFWDAEHPELGEVRQLGSPMRFSRTPARRGNAGPSLGSATDDVLAELPQPAQGGRR; the protein is encoded by the coding sequence ATGTCCACCGCACCACCCCTGCAGGGAGTGCTCGTACTCGAGATCGGCGCGTTCATGGCGGCGCCGTTCGCCACGATGCAGCTGGCCGACCTCGGCGCGCGCGTCGTCAAGATCGAGCCGCCGGGCATCGGCGACCCGACCCGGTCGGCGGGCCCGTTCCTCGACGGTGAGAGCTCGCCGTTCCTGCGGCTCAACAGGAACAAGGAGTCGGTCGTCCTCGACCTCAAGGACGAGGCCGGCCGCGACGCCTTCCTCGCACTGGTGGACCGGGCCGACGTCGTCGTCGAGAACCTGCGGCCGGGCGCGATGGACCGGCTCGGTCTCGGGTACGCGGCGCTGAGCGCACGGCGCCCCGAGCTCGTGTACGCCTCCGCGTCCGGCTGGGGCCAGGACGGTCCCGCGGCCGGGCGGCCGGGCCTGGACATCATGGCCCAGGCGGCCAGCGGCCTGATGAGCGTGACGGGCACCGAGGGCGGCGATCCCGTCAAGGTCGGCGTGCCGGTCTGCGACCTGGTCACCGCGCTGTACGTCGCGCTGGCCGTCACCGCCGCGCTGCGCGAGCGGGACCGGTCGGGCTCCGGGCAGCACGTCGACGTCTCGCTGCTGGAGTCCGGTGCGTCGCTGGCGGTCTGGGAGGCCGGGATGTACTTCGGCGACGGCGAGGTCCCCGTCCGGCAGGGGTCGGCGCACCAGCGCTACGCGCCCTACCAGGCGGTGCGGACCGGAGACGGGCACGTGACGGTCGGCGCGAACACCGAGCGCCTCTGGTCGGCGCTGTGCTCGGCGCTCGGACTGCAGGAGCTGGAGTCCGACCCGCGCTTCGCCGACACCCCGGGCCGGCTCGCCGCGAAGGACGCGCTGATCGCCCGGATCGAGGCGGTCACCACCACCATGACCTCGGCGGAGGTCCTCGCGGCGCTCGACGACGCCGGGGTCCCCTGTGCCGCCATCGCCGGCTACGACGAGGTGTTCACCGACCACGTCCTGACCGAGCGCGGCTTCTTCTGGGACGCCGAGCACCCGGAGCTGGGCGAGGTACGCCAGCTCGGCTCGCCGATGCGGTTCTCCCGCACCCCGGCCCGCCGCGGCAACGCCGGCCCGTCGCTCGGGTCGGCGACCGACGACGTGCTCGCCGAGCTGCCCCAGCCGGCGCAGGGAGGACGACGATGA
- a CDS encoding GntR family transcriptional regulator, whose product MPMTAVEPEDRRRIVAPPSMAVLATDALRGMIFSGELALGERLVEARLTERLGVSRPPLREALQTLAHEGLVVTHPRRGATVRTLTRHDVFEIVTLREELESFAVQLALPVRSEARLERCREALRVFEAAGRAGDETRFMQRKFDFHLEIVALAGHSRITETYRSLSFQMLLCFALNRAARRDVETLLDNVERHRELLEVIEAGDPEDARRALAEHGHGSFLLDVVDQLDGGTPESEEWLAARRALR is encoded by the coding sequence ATGCCGATGACGGCGGTGGAGCCGGAGGACCGGCGGCGGATCGTCGCGCCGCCGAGCATGGCCGTGCTGGCCACCGACGCCCTGCGCGGGATGATCTTCTCCGGCGAGCTCGCGCTGGGCGAGCGCCTGGTCGAGGCCCGCCTCACCGAGCGGCTGGGGGTGTCCCGGCCGCCGCTGCGTGAGGCGTTGCAGACCCTCGCGCACGAGGGGCTCGTCGTGACCCACCCGCGGCGCGGCGCCACCGTCCGCACCCTGACCCGGCACGACGTCTTCGAGATCGTGACGCTGCGCGAGGAGCTGGAGTCGTTCGCCGTCCAGCTCGCGCTGCCGGTGCGGTCGGAGGCCCGGCTGGAGCGCTGCCGGGAGGCCCTGCGGGTGTTCGAGGCCGCGGGGCGGGCCGGCGACGAGACCCGTTTCATGCAGCGGAAGTTCGACTTCCACCTGGAGATCGTGGCCCTCGCGGGGCACTCGCGGATCACCGAGACCTACCGGTCGCTGTCGTTCCAGATGCTGCTGTGCTTCGCGCTGAACCGGGCCGCCCGCCGCGACGTGGAGACGCTGCTGGACAACGTGGAGCGGCACCGCGAGCTGCTCGAGGTGATCGAGGCCGGCGACCCGGAGGACGCCCGCCGGGCGCTGGCCGAGCACGGTCACGGCTCGTTCCTGCTCGACGTGGTCGACCAGCTCGACGGCGGCACCCCCGAGTCGGAGGAGTGGCTCGCCGCGCGGCGCGCCCTGCGGTGA
- a CDS encoding IclR family transcriptional regulator: protein MTTAPSTGSGTAGVQSIARAFQVLGVMADADGELTISELAEASGLPLPTIHRIVRTMLDLGYAHQLTNRRYTLGPRLIGLGDRASRVLGVRAGADLRSLAEEIGETANMAVLDGERAVYTAQVPSRHSMRMFTEVGRRVHLHSTGVGKALLAQLDDDEVRRLLRSAGTPVMTGRTIVDTDLLLAELAGIRRAGRAIDDEEQELGVFCVAVPVPGAPVPTAVSVSGPVQRFTHDRAAEADTLLRRAAERIGGLFG, encoded by the coding sequence ATGACGACGGCGCCCAGCACCGGGAGCGGGACGGCCGGTGTCCAGTCGATCGCCCGTGCCTTCCAGGTGCTCGGCGTGATGGCCGACGCCGACGGCGAGCTCACGATCAGCGAGCTCGCCGAGGCGTCGGGCCTCCCGCTCCCGACCATCCACCGGATCGTGCGGACCATGCTCGATCTCGGCTACGCGCACCAGCTGACCAACCGGCGCTACACCCTCGGTCCCCGGTTGATCGGGCTCGGGGACCGGGCGTCACGGGTGCTCGGGGTGCGGGCGGGCGCGGACCTGCGGTCGCTCGCCGAGGAGATCGGCGAGACGGCGAACATGGCGGTGCTGGACGGCGAACGCGCCGTCTACACCGCGCAGGTCCCGTCCCGGCACTCCATGCGGATGTTCACCGAGGTCGGGCGACGGGTGCACCTGCACAGCACCGGGGTGGGCAAGGCCCTGCTCGCCCAGCTCGACGACGACGAGGTGCGCCGCCTGCTCCGCAGCGCGGGGACGCCGGTGATGACCGGCCGCACGATCGTCGACACCGATCTCCTGCTGGCCGAGCTCGCCGGGATCCGGCGGGCCGGCCGGGCCATCGACGACGAGGAGCAGGAGCTGGGCGTCTTCTGCGTCGCCGTCCCCGTGCCCGGCGCTCCGGTCCCGACGGCGGTGTCGGTGTCGGGACCGGTGCAGCGGTTCACACACGACCGCGCCGCGGAGGCGGACACGCTGCTGCGCCGGGCCGCCGAACGGATCGGCGGACTGTTCGGGTGA
- a CDS encoding SLC13 family permease yields the protein MSIQLITVVALALVFLIATVLPVHMGALAFVAAFIVGTAFVGEDTDDIVSGFPGDLFVILVGVTLLFAIAKGNGTVDRLVQLAVRAVGGRIALIPWVMFLVTAVLTAVGAVVPAAVAIIAPIGMGFALHYRINPMMMGLLIINGASAGGFSPMSIFGSIVNGVVDRNALPSSPVLLFVSSFLFNLLLSVVVFFLFGGRELIRRSNAAAATASEDRIALAAEPATSVALGGGGSGTHRHHSTGGSGDAPATGGGDPGDTGSSDGPDGRSGPGGTDGPIGEPDHGPLTRDHIFTIIGLVALAVGALAFGLDVGFTALTVAAVLSLISPSSAKAAVGQVAWPTVLLICGIVTFVSLMERVGTIDWLGNLVTQIGWPLLAAIIICLIGAIVSAFASTTGILGALIPLAVPFLLAGEVGAVGLIIALAISSSVVDSSPFSTSGALVVANAPGEETDKVFRGLMIWGFSMCAVAPLATWLIFVVPGWG from the coding sequence ATGTCCATACAACTCATCACCGTCGTGGCGCTAGCCCTGGTGTTCCTGATCGCCACCGTTCTCCCGGTCCACATGGGTGCGCTCGCCTTCGTCGCCGCATTCATCGTCGGCACCGCGTTCGTCGGCGAGGACACCGACGACATCGTCTCCGGATTCCCGGGTGACCTCTTCGTCATCCTGGTCGGCGTCACGCTGCTGTTCGCGATCGCGAAGGGCAACGGCACCGTCGATCGCCTGGTACAGCTGGCCGTCCGTGCCGTGGGTGGCCGGATCGCCCTGATCCCGTGGGTGATGTTCCTGGTCACCGCGGTGCTGACGGCGGTCGGTGCGGTCGTCCCCGCCGCGGTCGCGATCATCGCGCCGATCGGCATGGGATTCGCGCTCCACTACCGCATCAATCCGATGATGATGGGTCTGCTCATCATCAACGGTGCGAGTGCGGGCGGGTTCTCGCCGATGAGCATCTTCGGCAGCATCGTGAACGGCGTCGTCGACCGGAATGCGCTCCCGAGCAGCCCGGTCCTGCTGTTCGTGTCGTCGTTCCTGTTCAACCTGCTGCTCAGCGTGGTGGTGTTCTTCCTGTTCGGCGGGCGCGAGCTGATCCGCCGTTCCAACGCGGCCGCCGCGACCGCGTCGGAGGACCGGATCGCGCTCGCCGCGGAGCCGGCCACGTCGGTGGCGCTCGGCGGCGGCGGGTCGGGCACGCACCGGCACCACTCCACCGGGGGCTCCGGCGACGCCCCCGCGACCGGTGGCGGCGACCCGGGCGACACCGGCAGCTCCGACGGCCCGGACGGACGGAGCGGCCCCGGCGGCACGGACGGACCGATCGGCGAGCCGGACCACGGCCCGCTGACCCGCGACCACATCTTCACCATCATCGGCCTGGTGGCCCTCGCCGTCGGCGCGCTGGCGTTCGGCCTCGACGTCGGCTTCACCGCCCTCACCGTCGCCGCCGTGCTCTCGCTGATCTCGCCGTCGTCGGCGAAGGCCGCCGTCGGGCAGGTCGCCTGGCCGACCGTGCTGCTGATCTGCGGCATCGTGACGTTCGTGTCGCTCATGGAGCGGGTCGGGACGATCGACTGGCTCGGCAACCTGGTGACCCAGATCGGCTGGCCGCTGCTCGCGGCGATCATCATCTGCCTGATCGGCGCGATCGTCTCCGCCTTCGCCTCCACCACCGGCATCCTCGGCGCCCTGATCCCGCTCGCGGTGCCGTTCCTGCTGGCCGGTGAGGTCGGCGCGGTCGGGCTGATCATCGCCCTCGCGATCTCGTCGTCGGTCGTCGACTCGTCGCCGTTCTCCACCAGCGGCGCACTGGTGGTGGCGAACGCGCCGGGCGAGGAGACCGACAAGGTCTTCCGCGGGCTGATGATCTGGGGCTTCAGCATGTGCGCGGTCGCCCCGCTCGCCACCTGGCTGATCTTCGTCGTCCCGGGCTGGGGCTGA